The genomic DNA CCGCTATCACGACCGTATTATCGACAACCGCGAGGAACTGCTTGATCTCATCCAATACGAGACCGGAAAGGCCCGCAGACACGCCTACGAGGAACTGCTTGACGTGGCCATTACCGCCCGGTATTACGCCTATCGCGCCGAATCGTTCCTCGAAACGGAACCCAGAGCGGGAGCACTGCCGGGGATGACCGAGACGACAGTCAATTACCGGCCGGTCGGGACGGTCGGCATCATCTCACCGTGGAACTACCCGCTGTCGCTTTCGGTCTCCGATGCGATTCCCGCCCTGCTTGCGGGCAACGCCGTTGTCCTCAAGCCCGACGAGCAGACCTCGTATACGGCGCTGAAGGCGTTCGAACTGCTCTTGGAGGCCGGCTTGCCAGACGACCTCGTTCAGATTGTCACCGGCGATGGGCCGACAATCGGTGAGCCGCTCGTCGCGAACGCCGACTACGTTTGTTTTACCGGGTCGACCGAGACTGGCCGGGCTGTCGCCAGCCAGGCCGGCCGGCACCTGACTGACTGCTCGCTCGAACTCGGCGGCAAAAACCCCGCCATCGTCCGCGCCGACGCGGACATCGACCGCGCGGCCGAGGGGCTCGTCCGCGGCTGCTTTACGAACGCCGGCCAGCTGTGCCTCTCTATCGAGCGGCTCTACGTTCACGAAGCCATCTACGACCGGTTTCTCGATGCATTCGTCGCGGCCGTCGAGTCGATGCCACTCGGCACCGACTACAGTTACGACATCGAGATGGGGAGTCTCATCTCCGGGTCACATCTCGAAGCGGTCGAGCAGTACGTCGAAGACGCCGTCGCCGGAGGTGCAACTGTTCTTACTGGCGGCTCTCCCCGCCCGGATATTGGCCCGTACTTTTACGAGCCGACGGTGCTCGAAGACGTTGATGAGTCGATGGCGCTCTGTGCCGAGGAGACGTTCGGTCCGGTCGTCGCCGTCTCCGCTTACAGCGACGACGCGGACGCTATCGAGCGCGCGAACGACACCGACTACGGGCTCAACGCCGCCGTCTGGACCGACGACCTCGACGCTGGCCGGCAGCTCGCCGAGCGCATCGACGCTGGAACGGTCAACGTCAACGAGAGCTACGCTGCCGCGTGGGCCTCTCTCGACGCGCCGATGGGCGGGATGAAGGACTCGGGCGTCGGTCGCCGCCACGGCGAGGTCGGGCTCTCACGGTATACGGAAGCCCAGACCGTCGCCGTCCAGAAGCACCTGGGGATGACGGCTCCGCCCGGCGTCCCCTACTGGCTGTACGCGGGCGTCATGAGCCGACTGTTGAAGCTCCAACGTCGGGTTCCCGGGCTCCGGTAGGCCGGGACGGGAGGCCGCCGGCAGTCACTCGCTATCGAGATACTGGAGCACGCCTCTGACGTTCATCGCCACCTCGGCCCGCCCTTTCGTTTCGCCCCACACTTCGTCGATGGTCGACTGCTCGACGAAGTGTTCGATGACGGCCTCGTCATCTTCCAGCCGCTCGCGTGCCGCTTCGACGGACTCGACCCAGTCAGTGATGACCGCGATGTAGGTCTCGATGCGGTCGGCGGCAGGTGCGGGGCCGAAGTGCCCATAGCAGATTGTCTCCGGGTCGAGGTCGGCTATCAGCTCGGCGTCTTCGACTACGCCTTCGAGGTCGAAATCTGCAGGCGGTGATGTCTCCCGGACGGTGTCTAGTTCCGGAACATAGATGCCGGCCGCATCGGCCGCAAAGACGACGGCGTCGTCCGGTTCGTGGAGGATGCCCTGATGGAACGCGTGGCCGGGGGCGTCATGGAGCACGAGTTCCCTGTCGCCGAGGTCGAGCGTTGCGCCGTCGGCCAGCGGCTCCAGCCGGCTCTCTGGGACTGGCCGGGGTTCGGTGTAGAACTGTATCTGCTCGCCGA from Natronomonas pharaonis DSM 2160 includes the following:
- a CDS encoding MBL fold metallo-hydrolase, translated to MGIGDVRSVESVVDCYYVDTGMYGTDGYGAVYIYDTERPALVDTGIGTHYDRILDALDAVGIGRSELEYIIPTHAHLDHAGGAGFLVEETAADVYTPEAAAQFLIDPSGLWEGTKRAVGEQIQFYTEPRPVPESRLEPLADGATLDLGDRELVLHDAPGHAFHQGILHEPDDAVVFAADAAGIYVPELDTVRETSPPADFDLEGVVEDAELIADLDPETICYGHFGPAPAADRIETYIAVITDWVESVEAARERLEDDEAVIEHFVEQSTIDEVWGETKGRAEVAMNVRGVLQYLDSE
- a CDS encoding succinic semialdehyde dehydrogenase — encoded protein: MGMSSTGAGNVSEVAVSLEALEPLVTAPETDATFPVEAPFTGDEIGRLPACVSADVEAAFDRAAEAQTDWRDRDVSDRAAVFIRYHDRIIDNREELLDLIQYETGKARRHAYEELLDVAITARYYAYRAESFLETEPRAGALPGMTETTVNYRPVGTVGIISPWNYPLSLSVSDAIPALLAGNAVVLKPDEQTSYTALKAFELLLEAGLPDDLVQIVTGDGPTIGEPLVANADYVCFTGSTETGRAVASQAGRHLTDCSLELGGKNPAIVRADADIDRAAEGLVRGCFTNAGQLCLSIERLYVHEAIYDRFLDAFVAAVESMPLGTDYSYDIEMGSLISGSHLEAVEQYVEDAVAGGATVLTGGSPRPDIGPYFYEPTVLEDVDESMALCAEETFGPVVAVSAYSDDADAIERANDTDYGLNAAVWTDDLDAGRQLAERIDAGTVNVNESYAAAWASLDAPMGGMKDSGVGRRHGEVGLSRYTEAQTVAVQKHLGMTAPPGVPYWLYAGVMSRLLKLQRRVPGLR